The sequence ACTTCTCTATTTATCTCATCTTTTATCTCTACGTTttcaatgctgttttttttgtttcttttttctggaTTGCTGGGAGATTTGTCATCTGCATAGCTTCTCACTGAGTGCTGAGAGGATTTTGCTTTGTGACAGGACTTGTAAAGCGAGTACTGAATAACTTTAGCTGGCTCTATGACTTGATAATGTCCCTCACAAGTTTGACACGTTGTTTGACTTCTCTCtgaatgaaaatgatgatgGATGAGTTGAGTCACACAGCTTTATCCTCACATTATCCTCGAGTCCTGAACTAAAATCATGCTTGTGTTCTTCTTTTTATCCACAGGCCCGATCAGCAGCGAATCATCTCCCGTTTCCTCTCCAGCCACCAATCACAGCTCTCCGGTGGGCACGCCCAAGCGGGTCCCGTTAGTGTCAGGGCCCGGTCTTGGGGCTCCTTCTGCCTCGCACGGTGTGTCCAGTACACCGCCTGTGGTCACCATCGCTCCTACCAAAACAGTCAATGGCATGTGGAGGAGTGAAGGGAGACAGGTGAGACTCAGCTCCTCGTCCCATACATCAGTGCGTCCTAAACGACGTACTACACCCTATGCACCGTGTACTCtactgtagagagagagagagagagagatggagagatttgAAAGATTCCACACTGTTTTCTTCCGGTTGAATAAGTGTACTTGTTTTTGTTGTAatgttcagtgtgaacacactcctcacactccttctACTACAGAACAGCATagaatagtgcataagtatgCAATTTTGGACAAAATAAGGACAAGTCTTTCCTCTCTGTATTTCTACTCTTCTGTATGTTGGAGGTCATGGAAAGGTCACAGTATCACCAGCAATCATCTCTCCTCCTGTACCAGCCATTACAGAAATTCACCCAGTTTGCCTGAGAGCTGTCTAagctctccacacacacacacacacacactctctcctctctctctccctcaggaTCTCTTACCTCTTCTGtacctctctctttccttttctcctcGTGTCTTGTTTTTATCTCTGCTTGTCACTCCTGATGGATGTCTGACTCCATAGTAAAAATGTCTGTAAAGatatgatgtgtttttataaGGACAGAGCCGGATGGATAGAGGTAGAGAGTGTTTTCCACATTCTACCTTTCTACATTCTACCTTTCTGTTAGTGCTTTGAgaacaaatgaattaataaaatccTGAGTGATCACAATAATAAGGAAAGATTGATTGAATAGCTTTAAAGCTACATGGTGTAAAATGGAATGATTTGATCATCTGAATATTGGGAACTGGATAATAGCTACGCAGCTCGTGACGCAGTGTGACTGACTTTCCTGTCAGCGCCACGATATAACAACAAAATCCTGTGGTTTATTACCATCTCAGGAGGAGTTAGGCTTCTAGTGCTGCATTATACTAACAAATTGTCCTTTAATACCAGTGTTTGTTCTGACCATGTGAAGGCCTCCCTCCCGAGCTTACTGAAATGAGTTAAATGTGATTAAGAAGACATGAAAAAACAAGGAGGATCGTCCTCTTAGCTTTGTTTGGTGTAAATCATAAAGCAGCATTAGGTATACAGTACATGAGGCAGGAATgaagatggggtgtgtgtgtgtgtgtgtgtgtgtgtgtgtgagagagagagagagagaggggtgaggaAATGCTTATGTGCAGTCCAGTTGTCCAGGGTTAAGTAGGGTTCAGTCAGGGTACAATGAGGTCACAGGGTTTAAGAAAGGGGCAGTATAATAGGGAATGTGGAAAGATGTGGGTTTACTGCTCtcaagacgtgtgtgtgtgtgtgtgtgtgtgtgtgtgttaatgggtttGATGGGTTTGTTTGTTCAGGCTTGATCTCTCGGTGCTTCTGTGAGCCTGTTTGGCCGTGCAGTCACTGGGGGAGCAGTTCAGACAATGCCCACTTCCCCCGATCAAACCAGgctttctccacacacacaaagagcttCTGTGCTTCTGCccagaggaggtggaggaaagGAGCTGCTCTGTTGGCTTTGCTGCCAGCAATAAAGaggatttctttaaaaaagaaaagaaaagaaagctgtGATTCTggccccaaaacacacacacttaaaggcTGATTTATACTTGCTGTAACTGTACATAGGCAAGATGGCCACCACGTGTGAACCACTCATTTGACGCGTCGCGTGTGAACGTCCTCAGAATTTAGCGCAGCGGGTCTGAGTGACGTGATGGTAATGTAAAGAGTGAAGGCAGTGTAGCACCATTGCTCACTGTGTAAAGTAACACTGGTCATCACATCGCATGCATCTATACTATTCTAGATTATTATTGAGTAGTGACATCAGGGTTAAACAGCAAGTGTTTGAAGAAGTagaagtagcctttatttgtcatgtatacattactgcacagtgaaattctttctttgcatatcccagccttggaggttggggtcagagtgcagtgtgagccatgatacagcacccctggagcagagagggttaagggccttgctcaagagcccaacagtggcaacttggcggtgctggggcttgaattgAAGAATGTTTTCCACTGTTTTGAGCACCTCTGGAGTGtttaataatcattttcaaATGTAAGGTCAGAGTTTTCGATTTGAGATGCAGCCCAATGACGGCCACTGCGGAAAGTTTGAAAGAGGAACGGAGCTCGTCATCTGTCCGTAATCGCTAAATTCAGTATGACTAGATGGACACAGAGAGATGTTTTGGCTCTGAATTGCCATCTAGTGGAAGCTGCATTTCATCCTCCAGATGTGTAAAAGACACACAAGCGAGTATGTGAACAGTGCTGCTTGCTTAGCTGCTGCACATGCATGTACGCACGTATGCACGGTGAGGATGAAGCATATTTCTGTCTTTAGGTTTAAACAAAACCTGCACATATCCGTCGTCCCGCACTTGTCTGGGTGATGTGGCCTCGTCTCAAGCCAGACAAGGAGTGCTGTAGTCATTAGAAAGCTGCTTTGAATCACATTTCCATGCTAAAAACTCCAtgcaaaatatatgttgatTTGCATTCTTCTGCAGACTGTTCCACATTTTTCTTCTGCCTTGCTAGATAAGGGCAGGGAACAAGAAACAAAAGTCTGTAAGTATGGCTTTCACAGCCATATAGGGTCAGCAATTATTAGAGCCGCCGCTCCTTTTTGTTTAGGAAACCAAAACAAACTGGATAAAAATCAATTATTAGATTTAATTAAGAACAGATTTgaaagaaatgcaaaacaacTTTGACCCGATATGGTACTTATAGTTAAGATAATAACATTaatcacatttttttgtgtgtgttcccaGGCTGAGGCTGCATTGAGAGGCTCTGCTCGAGAACGGCTGCCCTCagaccctcctcctcctccacctcctcctcttcctccgtCGACTCAGGAGAAGAGTGTCTCCTCTCTTCCCCCTCACATCATGGGAGCACCTTATCCTTTTGGCCTGAACCCCAGTGCAGTAATGCAGGATCCTCGTCTACAAGCCCTTAAGTAAGAGCCAAATGTATAGACTTCGTATCATTAATGTTAGCAAATAATTAACATATAATAATctgttcatatttttgtttgataaagtattctctctttctctctctctctctctctctctctctccctcagtttATCACGTCAGATGCCTCATGTTCTGCAGTCGGGGGCTGTACCAGTTGGTGCAGTGCCCTTGGGGGCGGTGCCAGAGGAATACCTGCGCAGTGGGTTCCGCCCCTATGGTTCTGCTGAAGACTTGAGACTATCTTCACTCCCGTTAGGGCTGGACCCTGCATACTTTCGCTCAGGATATCTGGCCTACCCTGCCCTATCAtcatacaggtgtgtgtgtgtgtgtgtgtgtgtgtttctgtacacCATCATGGTTTCTATGCCTAATGTCCAGCCTATTCTTGTGGAGTTATGTCATGTCCAGAATCTGTAAttgtttatataaaacacagataACATGAACAACTGAATGCATGATAAGAGAGACCTATTCTTATGATGTTTGTCTATTTGTCTGATTTTATGTCTAGCTGCTTTTGCTAGCATTAATATTAGCAGTGCAGATCTCATTTATTCGTCTTCAGGAAGCGTCTTATACCACGTGTGTTTTTTCCGGATTCtgtggtttcctcccactgtccaaaaTCCTGTCTGTAGGTGGATTAGTTaccctaggtgtgtgtgtgtgtgtgtgtgtgtgtgtgtgtgtgtgctggaccAGCATCTCACCTAGAGTCATGTTTGCATCCTTTGCTGGCATTTTTTGGCATTAATAATATATGCTAAATATATTCATATgtctatttctttttaaatgccCCACATTTTAAAAGCTTATCCACACAAagaacacactctcacagcatGTCTCTCACTAGCGGCTGAGAAGCAGTGGCTGAAATTGCCTTCAGTGgtgacctcagtgtgtgtgtgtgtgaatgtgtgtatatcagtgtgtgtgtgtatgtcaagGGGAGGCTGAGAGCTAGGGTTAATGAAATGAGGAGACAGAGATAGTGATGCAGCAGCAGGAGCCACTAATGAGCTGTTCTGTTCCCCTCTTCCCCCCGCCGCTGGGCAGAATGGATGAGTCCCTCTGTTTATCTGCCCTCCGCTCACCCTACTACCAGCTGCCAGCGGGGGGAGCCGTGCCCTCCCTGCATCCCAGCACTGCTCACCTCCACCTGCCAGGGGTGCGCTACCCTGCAGAGCTCAGCCATCAGTCTCTGACAGCCCTGCAGAGcgagaggtacacacacacacacacacacacacacacactctcacacacacacagtttcactcACAGATATTCACCCAATTTATATTGCTTCCAGGATGCCTGGCTCTGTGTTCCTAGTCAGTTCATCCAAATAGTTGTGAATCAGGCATTGCTCTGGAAAATTTATCCTACATAAACTTAAAATTGGCTGAAGTAAATTGGCCTTGATAGCAATGGTACAATTCTGTTTGTATATGTCACGGTTTTCTCTCTGTAACACATATGTGCCGTGActtgtacacacatatacatgcatgTTGACGcccctgcacacatacacaccccatgTGGCCTGTAATCTGTTCAACTTTTCCTCCTCATGCTCAGTAGTAAACAGCATCAACACTTCTTGTGTTCCTGTTGCCTCCCTCTGAGTGTGTTCTTTATGTTCCTGTGGAGAGTGTTGCATCTCAcaccctttgtgtgtgtgtgtttgtgtgtgtgtgtttgtgtgtgtgtgaatctctGACAGGCTGCAGATGGAGGACAAGCTTCGCCAGCACGAGAGAGAGCGGGAGCGAGAGAAGGAGAGAGCTCacgaggcagagagagagaaggagcgagagcgtgagagagagcgagagcgggAACGAGAGCGTGTGCgggaaagggaaagggaaagggaggaggaaagagaaagagagagagaactggaGCGACAGAAAGAGAGGGCAAAAGAAAGGGAAGTTCAGGCAGTCCGGGCCATGGAGAAGCATGTCCTGAGCCAGgagctccatacacactctcacacactctctcacaggCAGCAGATAGAAGACAGAGCCAAGCTTACACCAAACCGAGCAGGTACACAGGTGCACACCTACACTCAGCATTAAATCATAAGCATTGCCAGCTTCAGCTctaaccacacacatacatgtgatTTACTTATAGTTAATAATTTCAACACGTTTTCCTGGACTaaaaaacaccttttgaccCAAATCTCCCATATAATGAAAGTTGTTTGGAAATTACAATTTACAACATGCAACAGTACAAGTACAAACAGTTCATTATACTGGCATGAAGCAGACATGttctaataaaacaataatgcttttatttacacatgGAACAAATTCAAAGCCATTAGAGAGCTGTTTAGAGGAAACGGCGAAAAGTATATGGGAAATATGGGAAAAGTATTGCCCAGGGTAATCATGCATACTGTAGGTTATATTGCGATATGTAAAGATGCTAGAGTAATTCTTTAGTAAGTTGTAAAAGTACTTTTTCTGTTAGTACTCTTTGTACAGTTAATGCTGATTTATTGAACAGAATGTATTTCCTCCGCAGAGAAAACCAAAGAGGCCACACTCCTGGCCCCAAAGCCTCTGCAGCCTGGCTTGTATCCCTCCCCCAGTGGCCCCGCTCCACTCCCAGTGCCCAGCCTTGTGCCCACCCCTGGAGAGAGGTTAGGGCCAAGTGCTCTGCTGCTCCAGCGccagggagaggaggagagatggCTGGCACGCCAGAGAAGGCTGAGAGTGGACACAGTAGACAGGCAGGGCCTGGCGTCTGAGTgttcacatcacagcacagagcCAGAGACACATGAACCTCACACAGATTCACAGAGGTGAGATAATTGCAGTACACCTTTTGACCTGGTCACGTTTCTGATTACGGACAGCTTTATGTGGTTCCGAATTACACAGCTATAcctgatcagctataacattatgaccagtgacaggtgaagtgaataacactgatgatctcctcatcatggtacctgttagtgggtgggatatattaggcagcaagtgaacattttgtcctcagagttgatgttagaagcaggaaaaatgggcaagtgtaaggatttgagcgagtttgacgagggccaaattgtgatggctagaccactggatcagagcatctccaagactgcagctcttgtggggtgttcccagtctgcagtggtcagtatctatcagaagtggtccaaggaaggaacagtggtgaaccggtgacagggtcatgggcggtcaaggctcattgatgcacgtgaggagcgaaggctggcccgtgtggtccgatccaaaagacgagctactgttgctcaaattgctgaagaagttaatgctggttctgatagaaaggtgtcagaatacacagtgcatgatgtgtcagagctgttttgggagcaaaagggggaccaacaaaatattaggcaggtggtcatagtgttatgcctggtcagtgtatatcagctgtCTGGATCTGGGTTGTTATTTGGTCTTAATTATTAAGCCGTTTTCTTTCTACTTCAGTTCAATTTagggaaaaaaagttaaattctGTTAGATTCTGTAATCATGAAGACATCATGAAGAGGAGGATCATGTGATGTTCTTAGCACAAGATGCTTTATTTACTTACCATACAGCCCTTGATACACTTTTTTGTAGAGATACCCCTACACTTTCAGCTAGCTCagaaataatgtttatatataatgtaGTAGGGATTGCTGTTTTTAACCACATGTCTTCAAGTTAAACCATACTGATCTTCTTTGGGCCCTCATCTTCTTGAAGTGCCATGATTTTGAAGTACcctgaggcaaaaaaaacacacaaaactagAAGAGATTCCTAGAAGGAGAGGCGAGACTGCTCCGCTTCCTGTACAAAGATATTGTAGAATGGTGCCATCTTGTGTCCATATTGACTAACTCTGCTTGGTTTCACTCCACACAGGCCTCACTCACGCCACCAGGACTTGAACAACAGAGAGCTACCTCACCACCTGGGAGCACCACCTCCTCTCATCTCCCCCAAACCCACCCCTCCTAACCCTCCCACCACTCTCTGGAATCCCGTGTCCCTCATcaactctccctcacacacgcGCCGGGCATATGAGCCTCCCTTCCCCCCAAGCCGTCCACCTCCAGGATTGACTAAACCCGAGTGCACAGATAGGAGCCTTCCTCCGAGGACATCTGGCCTCGTCGAGCCCGGCACCTTCCATACAGAGCAGGAGAAGTTGAGCCAGAGCATTCTGAACAAGCAGAGGCTCTCTTTTCCCCTGACTGCTCCCTTTGGAGAGCTGAGAGGAACCAAAAGAGCAGGATCCCCTATCAGAGTCTTCCCTCAGTGTCCCGCACGAGAACCAACACTGGTGTATGATCACGCACTGCAGCAACACAGAACTCTTCTGAGCAAACTTGACCTGGAGGAGAAGAGACGAAAGGAAGCCAGAGAAAAGGGTACAAACTCCATGAACTAGCTTCTATCGTTGTACTTGTTTTGGGTCACTAAACTGGACCAATGCTAGGAACATTTTCCAAGTAGagtcatctccatctccatatTATTCTAACAGAAATCTAGACAACTCTTAATGAAATATCAAAGATGTGAATGTTCTACAGTTGACTGCATGGGCTTTGATTCCAgagatttctttattttggcCTGAGAGTAACAATGTGGAAGAACACAAGAGTTCAGTCAAATTCTGAATAATAAAGCAGTGAATTTGCATTctcatttgcattttcattcTCCTGTATATCTCACTGCGCGCTCTGGGTTTCAGGTTATTACTACGAGCTGGATGACTCTTatgatgagagtgatgaagaagaagtaAGAGCTCATCTGAGGAGAGTGACTGAACAGCCTCCTCTCAAACTGGACCAGTCTAAAGAGGTacctctccctctgtttctcaaCACATCTACTCCTCTCTCCTCTTATGTCTCCGACATATGCAAGTTATttacccctctctctatctctctctctctgcagaaaCTGGACTTCCTGGCTGTATTTAGCCTGACCACATTGTCCCAGCGAGACGAGCTGttggaaagaaagaggaagaagaggagaaagatgaTGAGGGAGCGCAGCCCGTCTCCGATACTTGCTCAGAGTAAACGTCAGACTCCGCCCACATCCACGCCCACCCTGTCCACCCGATACACACCCGAGGAGATGGACAGGGCACCTGAACTAGAGAACAAGAAACATTTCCTCAATATGTTCAACCTCAACCATGTCAGCCAAGAGCAAAGgataggtgtgtgtatacacacacacacacacacagagtattttaatttgtttttttatgcatCATAGTCTATCAGGGATACTTACACTCCAACATTATGTACTTAATATTCTACATCTATTTATATTTGCTTTTGTTAGTAGAAGTCTGTTTGaaacatttttgtgtgtatcaccactacagaaaaagagaaagtagTGAATCTACTAGATGCCATCAAAAAGAAAACGGTCACTCTGGACACGCTCCGGTACGCTACGTACACACCCTGCTGCAGCCCTCCCTCTACTGCCTGTGGTACGACTTACACACCGTCAATCCATCCAGTTTTTCCCCATTTAATTTAGTATTATGGTTTACTTTGAATAGATTCATGATAATCCAGGATGCAACACTTGGGGCAAATGTGGAAAAGTTTTTCTAAATGTTTGATATTTATCTTTCTCAGATCCTACAACACCCTCCACACCCTGCCAGTCAAACGGAGAACCCCAACCAAATTCCCGTAGCCCCACTCCTCCTGGACCTACCAAGCACCTTCACAGTGTCAGCCAGATTGACCTTCACAGACCTTCACAGCCCTCTGACCTCTTGCGCCCTAAAGAGCCTCCTCCACTCGCCCCGCTGCAGGACCACTCTCGTTTAGGAGAAGCTCCACCAATCAAGAGAGCAGCAAGCCTGCAGAACAGCTCCAGACCTCTACACCCACAGCTAAAGGAGCGGCCTCACGGGCTCAACGGCATGAGTGACCACAGCAGGTCTCGTCCCTGGGAGAGCCTCAGTGCTGAGGAGTTTGCTCAACACTTCCACCAGTCTGTACTGCAGTCTACACATAAATCCCAGCACAAACCCAAAGGTGAGAGGGAAAGCACTTGCTGCTGTTGAGGGGGATGAAAGTGGTGCATTTTGCATCATATTGAGTTTATCTAGGGGGGACCTTAATCTGAAAATTTTTACAAagtcatgataaaaaaaatataacttGATGTTTCCTAATGGAGAAAACCATTAAGCAGTAGTTTCcacaaaatcttttaaaaaatacattaagctgttgtgtgtgcagtgagcaGGAaccagtgtgtttagtgaggctTCATAAAATACAACGTCATAGAAGCAGATTTTGAGATTGTCCCATTACCTTTTTCCCCACAGTTGTAACATTTTACACAATCTTACCAACATTACTTCTGGTTCTCGCAGCAGGAGGTGTCCCAGGAGCTCCTGAGCCAAACCACAAGCTCAACAACGTTGTGCGTTACAACCCTCCAGACCACCAGGGGGCGCCAAACAGACCACCTTACTCTCAAACCAACGGCCACTCCTGCCATCCTGCAGCGCACCACGAGTTAGGGCTGAGCGATGAGCGATCTGCTGAGGAAGACTCCACtgaggaagaagatgaagatgatgatgaggaggaagaggagtatAGCCCCAAATGGAAGGGTATTGAGGCCATAGTGGAAGCTTATCACGAGTACATAGATGGTGAGTTCTACTTTCAGGCTAGCAGATGATGTAAAGTTTTGCTCATACTTTGATTCcagtatactgagtgtgtgtgtgtgtgtgttttcacagagagggatatagagagtgAGGTCCTGCAGAGTGAGTGTAGGAGAATGGAGGCTCAGCACTATCACCTGAGCGTTACAGCTGATCAGCTCTCTGTCACTATGGGGGTAAGTTAATGTTCAGCCATAATTCTTTAGCTGTTTTTAAAGATGGTGCCCGATTTGGTGCAATttcttcatgaattttttttccactgacaTTTTCTGTGGTTCATCAGGAGCTGTTGGCGCAGAGGCAGCGGCTGGCGCTTGACAGGGAACGAATGCAGGCCGAACTGGAGCACTTCAGGAAGTGTCTGACCTTGCCTGCTCTGCTCTTACACAGAGGTCACTATAAAGGACCGCCCCCGAGGTGATCCCTCTCGCCCTGCCCATACACAATTAGGGATCTGGGCGACTATCACCCAGTTCCTCACCTGAGACTGAGAGCCCAGAGCTGCACTGAAGGCTGAGGGTGAGGAGGAGaacaggatgaggatgaagctGAGCTCACTGCACAGCAGGAGGATGGACTGCAGCCATTCCAGTTTGTGCAATGG comes from Hemibagrus wyckioides isolate EC202008001 linkage group LG14, SWU_Hwy_1.0, whole genome shotgun sequence and encodes:
- the LOC131364649 gene encoding genetic suppressor element 1-like isoform X2, with protein sequence MFGLKAPLYYLSGMSHEPKSPSLGMISTATRTTATVSPLTPSPISGTVLANGNTASQSAHSGFAAALRKLAKQAEEPRGPISSESSPVSSPATNHSSPVGTPKRVPLVSGPGLGAPSASHGVSSTPPVVTIAPTKTVNGMWRSEGRQAEAALRGSARERLPSDPPPPPPPPLPPSTQEKSVSSLPPHIMGAPYPFGLNPSAVMQDPRLQALNLSRQMPHVLQSGAVPVGAVPLGAVPEEYLRSGFRPYGSAEDLRLSSLPLGLDPAYFRSGYLAYPALSSYRMDESLCLSALRSPYYQLPAGGAVPSLHPSTAHLHLPGVRYPAELSHQSLTALQSERLQMEDKLRQHEREREREKERAHEAEREKERERERERERERERVREREREREEERERERELERQKERAKEREVQAVRAMEKHVLSQELHTHSHTLSHRQQIEDRAKLTPNRAEKTKEATLLAPKPLQPGLYPSPSGPAPLPVPSLVPTPGERLGPSALLLQRQGEEERWLARQRRLRVDTVDRQGLASECSHHSTEPETHEPHTDSQRPHSRHQDLNNRELPHHLGAPPPLISPKPTPPNPPTTLWNPVSLINSPSHTRRAYEPPFPPSRPPPGLTKPECTDRSLPPRTSGLVEPGTFHTEQEKLSQSILNKQRLSFPLTAPFGELRGTKRAGSPIRVFPQCPAREPTLVYDHALQQHRTLLSKLDLEEKRRKEAREKGYYYELDDSYDESDEEEVRAHLRRVTEQPPLKLDQSKEKLDFLAVFSLTTLSQRDELLERKRKKRRKMMRERSPSPILAQSKRQTPPTSTPTLSTRYTPEEMDRAPELENKKHFLNMFNLNHVSQEQRIEKEKVVNLLDAIKKKTVTLDTLRYATYTPCCSPPSTACDPTTPSTPCQSNGEPQPNSRSPTPPGPTKHLHSVSQIDLHRPSQPSDLLRPKEPPPLAPLQDHSRLGEAPPIKRAASLQNSSRPLHPQLKERPHGLNGMSDHSRSRPWESLSAEEFAQHFHQSVLQSTHKSQHKPKVVTFYTILPTLLLVLAAGGVPGAPEPNHKLNNVVRYNPPDHQGAPNRPPYSQTNGHSCHPAAHHELGLSDERSAEEDSTEEEDEDDDEEEEEYSPKWKGIEAIVEAYHEYIDERDIESEVLQSECRRMEAQHYHLSVTADQLSVTMGELLAQRQRLALDRERMQAELEHFRKCLTLPALLLHRGHYKGPPPR
- the LOC131364649 gene encoding genetic suppressor element 1-like isoform X3 gives rise to the protein MKRGFISAGMSHEPKSPSLGMISTATRTTATVSPLTPSPISGTVLANGNTASQSAHSGFAAALRKLAKQAEEPRGPISSESSPVSSPATNHSSPVGTPKRVPLVSGPGLGAPSASHGVSSTPPVVTIAPTKTVNGMWRSEGRQAEAALRGSARERLPSDPPPPPPPPLPPSTQEKSVSSLPPHIMGAPYPFGLNPSAVMQDPRLQALNLSRQMPHVLQSGAVPVGAVPLGAVPEEYLRSGFRPYGSAEDLRLSSLPLGLDPAYFRSGYLAYPALSSYRMDESLCLSALRSPYYQLPAGGAVPSLHPSTAHLHLPGVRYPAELSHQSLTALQSERLQMEDKLRQHEREREREKERAHEAEREKERERERERERERERVREREREREEERERERELERQKERAKEREVQAVRAMEKHVLSQELHTHSHTLSHRQQIEDRAKLTPNRAEKTKEATLLAPKPLQPGLYPSPSGPAPLPVPSLVPTPGERLGPSALLLQRQGEEERWLARQRRLRVDTVDRQGLASECSHHSTEPETHEPHTDSQRPHSRHQDLNNRELPHHLGAPPPLISPKPTPPNPPTTLWNPVSLINSPSHTRRAYEPPFPPSRPPPGLTKPECTDRSLPPRTSGLVEPGTFHTEQEKLSQSILNKQRLSFPLTAPFGELRGTKRAGSPIRVFPQCPAREPTLVYDHALQQHRTLLSKLDLEEKRRKEAREKGYYYELDDSYDESDEEEVRAHLRRVTEQPPLKLDQSKEKLDFLAVFSLTTLSQRDELLERKRKKRRKMMRERSPSPILAQSKRQTPPTSTPTLSTRYTPEEMDRAPELENKKHFLNMFNLNHVSQEQRIEKEKVVNLLDAIKKKTVTLDTLRYATYTPCCSPPSTACDPTTPSTPCQSNGEPQPNSRSPTPPGPTKHLHSVSQIDLHRPSQPSDLLRPKEPPPLAPLQDHSRLGEAPPIKRAASLQNSSRPLHPQLKERPHGLNGMSDHSRSRPWESLSAEEFAQHFHQSVLQSTHKSQHKPKVVTFYTILPTLLLVLAAGGVPGAPEPNHKLNNVVRYNPPDHQGAPNRPPYSQTNGHSCHPAAHHELGLSDERSAEEDSTEEEDEDDDEEEEEYSPKWKGIEAIVEAYHEYIDERDIESEVLQSECRRMEAQHYHLSVTADQLSVTMGELLAQRQRLALDRERMQAELEHFRKCLTLPALLLHRGHYKGPPPR
- the LOC131364649 gene encoding genetic suppressor element 1-like isoform X4; translation: MSHEPKSPSLGMISTATRTTATVSPLTPSPISGTVLANGNTASQSAHSGFAAALRKLAKQAEEPRGPISSESSPVSSPATNHSSPVGTPKRVPLVSGPGLGAPSASHGVSSTPPVVTIAPTKTVNGMWRSEGRQAEAALRGSARERLPSDPPPPPPPPLPPSTQEKSVSSLPPHIMGAPYPFGLNPSAVMQDPRLQALNLSRQMPHVLQSGAVPVGAVPLGAVPEEYLRSGFRPYGSAEDLRLSSLPLGLDPAYFRSGYLAYPALSSYRMDESLCLSALRSPYYQLPAGGAVPSLHPSTAHLHLPGVRYPAELSHQSLTALQSERLQMEDKLRQHEREREREKERAHEAEREKERERERERERERERVREREREREEERERERELERQKERAKEREVQAVRAMEKHVLSQELHTHSHTLSHRQQIEDRAKLTPNRAEKTKEATLLAPKPLQPGLYPSPSGPAPLPVPSLVPTPGERLGPSALLLQRQGEEERWLARQRRLRVDTVDRQGLASECSHHSTEPETHEPHTDSQRPHSRHQDLNNRELPHHLGAPPPLISPKPTPPNPPTTLWNPVSLINSPSHTRRAYEPPFPPSRPPPGLTKPECTDRSLPPRTSGLVEPGTFHTEQEKLSQSILNKQRLSFPLTAPFGELRGTKRAGSPIRVFPQCPAREPTLVYDHALQQHRTLLSKLDLEEKRRKEAREKGYYYELDDSYDESDEEEVRAHLRRVTEQPPLKLDQSKEKLDFLAVFSLTTLSQRDELLERKRKKRRKMMRERSPSPILAQSKRQTPPTSTPTLSTRYTPEEMDRAPELENKKHFLNMFNLNHVSQEQRIEKEKVVNLLDAIKKKTVTLDTLRYATYTPCCSPPSTACDPTTPSTPCQSNGEPQPNSRSPTPPGPTKHLHSVSQIDLHRPSQPSDLLRPKEPPPLAPLQDHSRLGEAPPIKRAASLQNSSRPLHPQLKERPHGLNGMSDHSRSRPWESLSAEEFAQHFHQSVLQSTHKSQHKPKVVTFYTILPTLLLVLAAGGVPGAPEPNHKLNNVVRYNPPDHQGAPNRPPYSQTNGHSCHPAAHHELGLSDERSAEEDSTEEEDEDDDEEEEEYSPKWKGIEAIVEAYHEYIDERDIESEVLQSECRRMEAQHYHLSVTADQLSVTMGELLAQRQRLALDRERMQAELEHFRKCLTLPALLLHRGHYKGPPPR